GACAATTTTCCTGTTGCATTTCCAACTCTTCTACTTCCTTGATTGGCTCAGGAGAGATGTTGAGGAAAAAACGTCGTGAGAAGGATGGACACAAAGACCCCTTACTGGTTGAGGTGAACAGATTACAAGAGAATATTATGAAGGAGATTTCAGAGCTGCATAAAGAATCTGATGCAGCTGACAAGAAGCAGTCTGAGCTTGACAAAGTGGCACAAATCCTGGGGATTAACATATTTGAAAAACCCCGGAAACCATCCGTGGAAACGAAAGATTCCTTGGAAAAGAACAGCAagtcagaaaatgcaaaaggtCTGGAGAAAACATCTTCCTCCAACAAGGTAAAGTCTTCTGGCTTCTATGCTAATGATTTTCCCACTAAGAGAAGAGGGCACTGGGGAGGCAGCTGCTCCCAAACCTTTACTAGAAGATCATTTGATGTCATTTGTTATCACATCTCATATGCTGGTTTTGATCGTGCATGCAGGTGAGAGTCAATGCATCCGTGCTTATAATTTCCCTCAGGGTTTGTGCAGTTCAATACCACTTACTGGTTTTGATCTTGGTTTTGCTGAGGTGTTGGATTGAACAGTATCATGAGTGTTTGTAGCTGTTTGGTCTCAGTGCCATACCAGgaggaaagactttttttctctacaaCATTTCTGGCATGGCCTGTCAAGGAGGAATGTTTGTAGCAGCAAAGCTCTCTGCAAGTTTGGAGCCTGTTGGTCTTCTCACTGGGTGAATATACTAACAAATCACAAGACTTACATATGATTGTAAGCTTAAAATGATTATTATGTACATGCTATGTGTTTTCTCTTAAGAAATGTCAGTATGCATCAGTATGGTCTCTCTGACGTGGTCTATACTACTGAGTACTGGATATACTAAAGCAGGTTTATTGCATTCCAGAAGATAGTTTTTACTTTGGAAGTAGTGTATGATAGTAATGTCTGAAAGGTTATGCATGTATTCAGAAGATTAATTATCCTGCTTTTCAGATgtttattcaaatatttaacagaaatagCTGATGGGAGATGGGAGATGGTAGATGCTTTTTGTGTAGACCTTACTGTATATTTTTTGCAGAGAGGGAAGTGTTAGTAGGATAAGAGGTATAAACTACAAGGTCACTCCAATCAGTGTATCCTGTAAACTTTTCCTTATGCTTCAGCCCGTTCTGGTTCAGAGAACTCATAGATGCAGTTCATTTTAAGacttgcttttgtgttttgtttttgttgtttcttgaaACATCACTGAAGTTTAGTATCCACTTAATTTTGCAAATCATTTGCTTCTGTCACCACATGGTAAAGCTAAAGTAGGTAACAATGTCTGTTAAATCCTACATTGCAATGttatattgctttcttttcttgcgATATGGCATgtgtgaatatatttttcattattttaactttcattGTTTGTATTGTCCAAGCCCATAATGACTTGATCCCCTTTTCATAGTTCCGTATTTTAACATGGAAAATTCTGAGTTCTAGCCAGgaacatttaataatttcagatATCTGTAGACACATAGGAAACTGCCTTTAGTCTCTAAGATTCACCTTGTAATTCTGattgttaacttttttttaatgaaaagaaagatggtGTGGGCCTTTTGACACTGAGATTGGTTGACTGCCAACCTAAGGGCAGAAAGGTATGCCTTTCTGCTGATTTGCAAGCTACTTTGTAGTCCCTTGCTGCTGGACCTGTGTCTGTGTATTGCAGTTACATAGTCATTGCAGAGGTGAGCCTTGTACTGAACAGACAGATTGTCCCTTGTGGgctctgaagagcagcaaattATAAAGGCATCTTTGAGCTGGGGTTAAGCACAAACTGGGTTTAAGAGTTGGCTATCACCTATCTATGTGAGAAGCATTGTCTTTTTAAAGTTCTGATTGAGATAGTATTTTTATAGGATATGTTGGGTGGGTGTATGTCTGTAAATAACACAAACAGTGACACTTCTCAGACATCAGGAACATCCTTCCATGCACTTCCTGCAGATCGTAAGTTGATCTTCTCATTGTTTAAGAGAATGTCAGCTTTGCGGTGTTCTTGCAGACAGAATATATGCAAGTATTTACTCGGTCACTTCCTACTCTGCTATCAAGAACTAGGTTGTATTGGGATAGTGCTATCTGTGGGGTGCATAGTAGCCTGGGTGTCTCTTCATTGTTTGATTTACAATGTATGTTGTGTGGGTTGGTGTTAATAGGAGAGTATCTATCCCTGATTATCAAATGGAATTTCAAGTAAGGCAGATGTTATTTAATAGTTTTGAATCTGCTTAAGTAAATTTGTTCAACACCAATAGTGAATAACTTGGAAATCATGCAACCAACTCGGGTCTAAGTTAACATGCTATTCTTTCCAGACTGCCATGCAGATTAGAAATGATAACATAATGGGCTTTCAGCCATTGAAAATGTAACTCAAAACTCAAAATACATCTAGTACTATTGTAATCTAAATTAGCAGGGCTCATTCATGATCTATTTCAGGGATTATTTGTTTTGCTACTCTGCAGTGTTAGTATAGTATTAATTTTGGCTAGAGTCCTGAAATGTATGATGTCTTTCTGTACAGCTCAATGTAAGTGCAAATATCACATGCTTAAATCACAAGATGCTTTACCTTATATACTTAGGTAGTTAACAAAACACCATCTTTCTATTAACGCTAAGCAACGAGTCTCCTGGAGAATTCAGGAACTGTCAAATAATCTGATAAAGCTGATTGAGTTAAATACATTTAGTCACCTAattcttacttcttttttcattctgctttcatCCAAGCTACTTTACAGTAATTTCTGAATGCTTCTAGGGGAACCATTTGAGGTCTTCTGGGCACTGTTTGGCTAGTATGGTAAATTGGAACTATTCAGATCTTTATGTGAAACCCATAAAGTGGGAAGGGTGCATGCCATAGGgaattttttcatttggttcCTTGATTACCTACAACCATCCAGCCATTACATCCGGGAACCTTATTGGAAGCTCTTCACTGCGGCCATGCAGCATCTTAGTCGGCAATACCAGCTCTCTGAAACAGTGGAATTAGCCTGGGCGCTGAAAAGCAGgtgataaattttttttttttttttggtgtgtgtggcTTCTGCTGGAGGCAGGTTCTGAGTTCTAGAGCATTATGTCTGTCCTGCCTTGTCTTAGAgaagtgtttccttttgttcaaTTTAGGAATCAAAAACTACTAATGAAAAATCCAGAGGTAGAAGCCCGAAGCCAGCAGAATCCTCTTCACAGTCCTCCAAACATCCTTTCCAGTTGGCCAATATTTATGAGTATTATGATGCAGGGAACCACTGGTGCAAAGACTGCAATACCATCTGCGGGACCATGTTTGACTTTTTCACACACATGCATAATAAGAAACACAGACAGGTATGTTGCAGGCTTCCTTCACTAAGTGCATTTCATATTGCTATAAATGTTAACACTAAAACATACATCACAGAACTACATTTTACAAGAGAGCCTGAAGTAATAATGAACCCAAGAAGTTGCTTATCAAATTCTTTTTCCCTAATGTTGGACTTGAGCAGTTTGTACAGGTACCGGTGTGTTCTGACTAGTGTAAATGGGGCCTGTGTCCAGTTCACTCGGAAACTAGCGTTTGATATTTGTGTTTCTTATGTTTACCTGTTCTTTGCTATCATTCACATTTTACCCTTTTCACAGGTTATTTTCTCATAAATTGCAAaatgggaggggaaggagaggaaaacatagttcctgtaaatatttgcaagttGATTTTAATGTTCAGTGTTCTGAAAGgatgttaaaaaggaaaaagacaagtgTACTTGCCTTGCTAGTGTAATATATGAGCCTGTATACCTCTGTCACTGTGCAAATAGACCCTGGATCCTTACAACAGACCTTGGGCTTCGAAGACCCAGAGTGAGACCAAACAAGACTCCATAAAACGCATCGATAAGATAACTGTTCCTGCCAAAGgtatgttgattttttttagctTGGGTATCATCTCCCTTTGCCCTCCAGCAGGTTCCAGTTGCTCAGAGAAAGGAATTTCAAAACTTTACCTTGTTAGAGGAACACATATAGATACTGTATTATTAGGTGAAaggcaaataatttaatttcctggTTGTTCTTGTGGAAAAAGGTCATGAAGCAAGAATGCAGGAAAACATAGTGTGGTTCCTTCACTTCTTTTTAGagtttagttttttcttttgaataccaggtgactttttctttctccagtatAGTTCTGAAGTGATTTTTGCTAACATATTAGAATTCAGAACATGACCACAAGAGCTTGCTGTGTTTGGGCAGATCTTGTGCAATACTCCACGCAGTCTTGCAGCAGACTCTTCCATTCAATACATTTTTAGTAGACGTGTCCTTGAAAAGTCACTGATAAGTACTTGGTAGAGCGTGGATACAGAGAATCTGAGGAAGCTGTGTGGAAGGGGCTGTAAGTgatttgaaaattaatacaaGCTTTAAAATCTGAACGTCTAAATAGGCCTGCCAGTGATCAGTCTCAGTTTATTAATCTGTTACGTACTTCGAGTAGTGCCCACTAAAGGAAAATCTGCAGTGTGTTAGATAACTGCAGCTGGTTCTGTAGGCACAAGGATGTAGTCTTGCTGAACTTCAATGAAAATACTTGTGTTCTTTTTATAAACCAGGTGTTTAGTATTTGAGCAGACTATACCACAAAGATGGAAAATAGATTAAGACTGTAGGAAATGTTAACCTACTTGAATAGGGGATAGCCTTAATACAATGGAGagcactaaaataattttttaaatcatagtAATCAAGCTTCTTCAGTTTACATGTTTGCTCCTGGTAGTGGTGTTTCCCGTACTGTAAGCTTAAGGAGACCAGCATTAACTGTTCCAAAAGCAACATGGCTGGaagttttgctgttgttctttGATATGTTTATCTGGCTTTGTTAAGAGCTTGGCATTTATtaagttttgtttctctgatCATTTTCTTCGGCCTTTTCAGGCTCTGAGTTTCTGATTCCCATTACTGGATATTATTGCCAGCTCTGTCATGAATTTTTTGGAGATCAAATCTCAGCAGAGCAGCATGTGAAAAGTCATCCCCACAATGAGAAATACAAGGTTGGTAACTGTTGTACCAGGAGTGAGTCATTCCTTGTGTTAGATTCTACTTgttctgtcttcctttcctgAAGAATGACATTTGACTCCTCAGAGTATATGTATTTGGTTATCTTCACTACATTCTACTGAACTAAATAAGCAGAACTTCCCACTACACAGAGACTAATCTTTCACGTGCATGAGGTTGAAATGGTGTTTAAGTCCCAGCGTTGATTTTCAAACTCTTCTGTAAAGTGACAGCACTGCTGCAAGCCACCACTCAATTCACATTAAATTACAGAATGTGGTCTTTGTAGCATCGCGGTTTCTTGGTAGGAAGAAGTTTTCTGCTCTCTTAGTGTTGAGATGGCACTTCCTGAACAAGTCAAAACTGTTACAGagctgaatttatttatttctttttcatggaaACAGTGGCTAAAATTGTGCCatttatttccacagaaatacATAGATGAAAACCCACTCTATGAAGAGAGGAGAAATCTAGACCGTCAAGCTGGGTTGGCTGTAGTTCTGGAAACAGAGCGCAGGCGGCAGAGTGAGCTGAAAAGGAAACTAgttgagaaacagaaagaagagaaggatgagaagaaaccaaaaataataaagaaagaggaagcaaAGACAATCCCAGAGCTTGGAGAAGGGACTAGTGAAAGTCAAGGCAAAATAGATTCTTCTGGGCGAAAAATGGGTATCAAGCTTAAACTGAAGAAGGAAGAtaagaaggaggagaaaaaagaagaaaagaaagaggaatctAAAAAGGAATCACCAAGTCAGACTTCCTTTGGGaaattcagctggaaaaagacTGAGAGGGAGGATAAAACCCTGGGAGGAGCTATTCCAAAGGAGGAGAgtacagaaggaaacaaagaggAGGGCAAGTGTCAGTCTGGGAAACTCCATGTCAAGCCCATTGAAATCAAGCTGTCTGGAAAGACTGTTATTCCACACACTAGCCCATGGACACCAGTTGTTTTCACATCAACACCAGCAAAAATTCTACCTAATCTACCAGTCCCCACCATGATTTTCAGGAAGTCTACTGCTGCAACAGTTAGCAAACCAGCACCTTTGAACACCTTTTTATCTATAAAATCCTCTGGAGCTACCACCAAACCACTGCCTGTAGTAAAAGAAACCAATGCAGATCTTCTACTGCCTCCGGATATCATCTCAAAAGCTTTTGGAGGagaagaagtaattttaaaaggggcagaggaggatctgaaagcagcagagaaaagtgAGTCTTCTCAAACTTCTGATATACCACCTTCACGCCCTCCTCCACCAGCAGTCCAGCAGGCAGCTGTCATCCCTGCAGATGAAGTAGCTCCAGGTGTGTCTGAAAGTGAACAGACAATGCTGGCAATGCCTGTGAGaccccctccaccaccaccaccttcaaCTGCTTTCAGTGATCAGGCAAAAAAGGTAGAGAAACGAAACTCTTGCTTGGCCACAGCCAATGCTAAAGATCTCTATGATATTTTCTACAGTAGTGGTGGAAAGGGTTCAGCTGACAGCAAGCTTGCAAGTTCTGCGCTTCCAAATGGAGAAAGCTCTAACCTTACAAAACCTGCAGACTTATCTGCAAACCCTAGAACAAATAATAGCTCATCTTCCGTGAAGGAGGATTCTCAGAACATGGCTACTGAAGTTAGCCAAGTCCACTCAGCTGAGCAAAGCTCAGAGCTGGAGAAAACTGATACTCAGGAGACTTCAATACTTCATATTGAGATGAGCCCTGATGTTGAAAATGGTATTCAGAAAGATGTAGGTCAAAAATTTCAGCTTCCTCTTTCAACAGATGTTCGGACTAAATTGAAAGAAGATTCCTCACAGTGTAATAATCAAGTAACAGGGAACTGGGTTCTTCGTGAGAATCAGGCTGAAATGAACAAGAAACCAGTTCAGTCTCAGCTATCGGAAATGTTGGTCACAGAATTGCCAGAAACAAAAACTGCTTCTGGTATCCAGATGCCTGCAGAAATTGGACTTGTGGATACAGGAGGTAGAGAGCAGGTAGGCAGTCAGGAATTCTGTGTTCTACAGACAACAGAGGTCCAAGAGAAACTTGGACAGGAAGATGCAAGTAAAACTTCCATTACTAACACAAATGTTCCTGGTACCCTGGAGAAAGATGCAGAGATGAAAGACCGGGAAGCAAAAGCGGTAAAGACTGAGCTTAGCTTACACCCAAAGACGTTGTTACCTGaaacacagaatgaaattaaaaatttggaaaattcCCATTTGGTAGAGGAAAAGTTAAGTGATAACTGTAGAACTCACTCAGAAACTGATAGTCCAGACTTGCTCTGTGATTCTCAAAACAcctcaaaagaaaaaccttcagTAGCAGTAATGACAGAACAGAATTCTATTGATGCCTCCTTAAAAGatgtaaaactgaaaagtgTAGCTTTGGAAGTATCTCAGCCAGGAGTCCTTGGCGAAGCTCCCCGAATTTCAGAAACCCAAAATAAGATTTCAGAATTGACAAGAAGTCCTGGTGAATGGGACACTTCCAGAAGTAGTAATGGAGAACAGGTCATCACAACCCATTCTTGTTCTGAAAGTGGTTGGGATCTACCAAATACTCcaaatgtagaaataaaaagtggTTCTAATGAAGTTAGTGCTTCAGAATTGACAGAGGTACGGCCAGACACATGTCTTGCCAACACAGGAACTAGAATTAGTGTATTAAAAGGTCAAGAAAAAGTTCGATCTGAACCTTCAGGCCATGCAGTATTAGATAACCAAACCCAAAGGCAAGAAGTTGCATGGTTAGTCAACGCCTGCTCTGCGAACATTGTTGAACTCAGATCCAGTGTAGAATTAGTAGttgaagttgaaaaaaaatcattaggaCACACCGGATCTGATGCAACATTAGATAATGTTTTTACCAAGAGAGATGCAAAACAAGTAGGGACTGGAGGCTTTTCTAGGGCTCGCTCTGATCTTGTCCGAGAGTCAGTAGTTGGTTTATCAGCAGATTTCCATAGGGACCATCTTTCAGAAGAAGCTGTCCACTTCCGAGAAACAAAGCATGAGGTTTTAAGAACCTCAGCAGCCAATGACTTTCATGTGAATAGCACTCACTCAGGATTGAACACTGAGCGATCTGAAAGTCTCTCTGCAGATGTTTGTGTGGATAACGACAAAGTTTCTTTGACGTCAGAAGATGTGAAACATAATGATACTCCCTTCCAGAAAGCAGAGCTCGAGTTTAAAAGCATTGATTTCAGTTTGGGAGATACTAAGGTAAAACGTGAATGCTTCAGCATCCGTACAGCGGGACATTTAAATAAGAATACGGAAGAAGTCTCAAAACTAGAAACTATTGCATCCATTAGGTTGGAGTCCAATAAACTTAAGAAGCTGGGCATTGAAAAAACAGTGGATAAAACAGAGATTACTGATTTTGCTACATTGACGTCTGGTAGTCAGGAAGATAAATTTTGCACACGGATTTCTCAAAAAGATATGCCACAGCTTGGATTGCAGTCCTCAAATAGTGACACTACAGAAGTGGTCATGCCAGTTCTAGAAATGCCGGGCATTTCTCCCATGTCTGAGATCCTTCTGCAAGTGAGGGAGAGCAAAGGTGGAGCTGCTGAAATGCTGTCGCTGAGTTGTGACGGAGGCAACGCAGAAAGTCAGGCTTCTGGGTGCATGGAAACTTTCCTTCCTGAACTCAAAGAAACACATGGAAATGAAAGTGGCTCAGGAAGCAAGGAAGCATGCACCATCCAGAGCAAGAAGACTGAGCAAACAGAAACTGCTGACAGTTTGGAAGCTACAACAAATTCAGGAATTGCTGAAAGCTTAGCAGAAAGCCCAGTGGGTTGAAGTGAACCCAGCCAGTCCCAATATTTGAGGAGCCAGAGCTGGGATTATGTatatggtttttgtttgggtttttgttccAGTTGAGGGGTTTGGGTGTATTTTGCATCCTGTGGTAGGACTTGACTAAAGTGAAACTTACATCATCGGAAACCAGACACATACTTTATTCTGTACATAATTAATtgtgtaaaatgttttttcatgtgAATTTTTTTGCCAATTTCTTTTCTACACTCTGCTATTAAAATGGAATCTCTCATTTATAATGCGTGCGtctttgttgtttattttgggGGCTTTTATTCTTTGACCATTCTTGGATGATTTCCAGCTCACCCTGTTTGTGTCAGTAGCACCATGAGTAGCCCAGCCACTGGGACAAGCTCAAGAACAGCAATTTAGAATTTGAGGAAATGGAGACTTGCAGAAGagctaaaactgaaaatttctttAAACTGTAATGCATGGTTTTGTTTACTTTCATTGTTTGAAATGCAAGAATGTGATTAGagttgattttgtttgtttatctgTCTCTGTGATTTGCAATTATTGCTGTATTACATCTGTACTTAAGCTGTTTCATTGTATTGTGTAAGCACATGTATGGATGCCACATCAATAAGCAAGGGGAGAAAATCTGCCCGACTGGCTTTTGGAGAAGAAGACTAATCGGTAAGGCTCTGTGGCCTGACACCTGGACCAGACATATTGAGGTCACTTACATGATTTGAAATGGGCTTTCTTTCATTGTATTGTGATCCAGTAACTATTTGTGTTAAATCATTTAGCAGCTGACCAGctctgaagaagcagaagaTCAGAACCCTGGTGTCAGGAATTGGACTCGCTTCATGTGATACAGACACATGCATGCCTACCCTGAATGGTCCTTGAGCTATCAAAAGCTCTAGTGTGATGGTTCTCATTTGTATAGCTTGTTAAAGACTAAAGTATTAAATGTGTTTGCTTGGataaatataacatttttatttgtaaattgtttaaaaaataaacatatggTGGTCAACAAGACTTTCTTCtcgattttcttttttttcttaactcaaggaaactgttttatttaaattagtttCTAACTCCTGTAGTAGCTGGTAAAATTGAGAAACTGTAGATGATGAAGATGTTCAACAGTTAGCCTGCTCAGTAAAAAAATGATTTGTTCccagctgaagtcaatggaagaACTATCGTCAACATCATCAGTGGAAGTTTGTTTGAAGTCCTGAGCCCTATGTAAATCTCGAGGTGGGGCATTGGGGTGGGGGAACCCAGGGAGAGTTCATATTTCTGTAATTGCTACCAGCATGTGGacctccgggggggggggggggggggcgggaatcaccatttttcttctgtttccatgACTGTGTGTGAAGAaggtatgaaatatttttcagagtcATTATGGTGGTTTTCATATTAGAAATGTAAGAACTATTTAAGCTGAATTTGGAAATCTAGTATAAATGGTCGTCaccaaaaaaaaggtaattaagaagggaagaggggttTGAGAAAGGCtctttaagctttttttatgaTGTTAAGCAGTTACTGCATTGAATATAAGAAGTCTTTGTTAGTATCATTGCCCTACTTTCTTCAAATAACCATTTGCTGTCAAAACCAAAGAGCAAGGTTTGACATGCTTTGatacttttaaaatggagtTGGGTAATGAGTAGAGATTGCTTAAATCCTGGTTTATAAAAAAGTCCTTTGTAGTTGTTTCTTGggtttcttctgtattttttttattatatatctGAGTTTATTTGTTTACAGTTGACAGctaaatcccccccccccatttcctcTCCAATTTCTTCAGTGAAGTGCTTGGGCCCTTGTAAATCCACAGAGGAAGAGGGGAACTGGTTTTCTTGCCTCCTTGTATTGAGGGATATCAGTGCAGGGAAGGGAGATATTAAAGGGAAGGATGAATTTTTCTATAGTTCTGCATTTTAGATGGTGCTGTTTTGGGATACAGACATGCTTTTTGGTTAGTTTGCTTTTCCAGATTGATTTTCATGAAGGTCTCGATGCATGCAACGGCAAACAGAATAATTTGGACAATCGTCTTCTTCAGACAACCTTATTCAATGCTGTGTTACCTGTGCGGGACATACTGTTGATTAACTTTGGTTTGGGGGAAAGGACATAAATATAAATCCAATAcccctgttttctgctttcctacAGTTGCTTCTACAAGTAGTGGTGGTGTTCAGTGCTGAACCTGGCTGGTCATGAACGGAGAGCAGCTAGCACCAAGGGAAAGCAAGAGCCTTGCAAATGAGCCTTATCCCATATTTGTCTTCAGCTTTCCAGAAGCTGAACCTTCCTATGGTACAAATTAAATAGTACTTCTCTTCATGCCCTTCATTCACACTGGAAGAAAGATTAATTTGGTCTTTTTTGAGGTAGGGCTAAATGTACTCCTCGGACTGCTGGAATGGACAAGAACAAAAGAGATGATGTAGGTGATGACATCTAGGCAGATTGGCAGACAGAGGCTTTAACACTGTCTTGCAATTTCATGAAAtggcatatatttttatttatgtattctttttttttctttgttcttttttttttttttttgctgtggtttCCAGAGGCATGCAGTAAATGATTTATCCACTGTACTGGTCccctgtgctggcagagctgtaGCATAGTGCACTGACTGGGAAGCCTTAAGTTCTAGGCTGGCCTTGGACTCTTGACTCCAGATCCTCAGGAGGAGGGGTGAGTTAATGGAGGGGATTTACTTGTGTGTTTGAATGGTGCAATAGCATTAACTCTCCTTCCCGACCTAGTTCCCTAGAAGTTGCATAAGGTATAAGAAGTTACCTTTCTCCTGGTTTTTAGAAAGGGGCAGATAGGGAGGAAATAAGCCTAGTTTGAATGTTGCTTTCTTTACACTACTTCAAACCAGGCACAAATACCTAGTCAATTCAAAGGACAATGGATTAACTCTAAGCCTTCATTTGATTCTGCAACCTTTAGTTTGCCATGATGGAGGCTGGTAGAAAGGCCTTTCTCCTGGATGAAGTTTGTTGCAAAACCAAGCTTTTTTAAGAGGCAGTGGAAGAAGAGCCGGCGAAAAGCTGCTGGTGTTCTGTCAGTCTATTGTACATCCAGGtgattttttaatacttcttccagtttcttttaACATCTGTGGCTGCATttggaaaggagaagcagcctTGGAATGTTTACAATTTGcagaaaactttaaaagcaaaagtaatgttttagacaaaata
This Buteo buteo chromosome 12, bButBut1.hap1.1, whole genome shotgun sequence DNA region includes the following protein-coding sequences:
- the ZNF318 gene encoding zinc finger protein 318 isoform X2, which encodes MLYWTHRRSPSLRSESSLEQSLRITVGNDRYCIGTPERRRLPDRLGSPIDNLSDRDDMADGPIFTRGLSCPRGLERYPSHEDQPSSPFIMRHDEDYRNRDVFLHRSDYSPHYGRREELSRGSDRDGDKLRKSSYPLRPEERGREIKRPRYEKDEKMHGVSGEHQGFSSGTRNYRRRSHSRSRSPSPSYLNEEFRELDRARRKREEEERSRNLNHDVSGSGYVIPGLTNTLQTSEPRYMYRPEEIPSMPKKSILKKRVEMEVESPIQPEGFSSSSAPSKDLPLLSSHSSLPQSNNTAPFASEVENFLKRFNKDSVVESANKELHDGLYEWSPFSGAPKDAFTFEEKFGSFLSHKEKLEPKSEPADRHSDFLLPHERASQDGSGFSRILGMMADSVSAQEKRRRSFPDIEDEEKFLYGDEDEDTKTESLPIQKPPVSCCNEIINQKVSPPPSSAPAVKLDSLEEPNAEYAKIHDLLKTIGLDIGVAEIGKLAVRTQERLHGKKLASRSPDRRSSDPRRLDPWDLRRSRSDTRSPESGQQHSASPPVSFQQSKDAPSLQKSEYTKNKPVGQDIPPHAPEQPLPSVSLIPSVPPAPASLPPTPTSVSQYQIPSYSQFTATQMPQNYPPPTMAPPGYDAYGHYMAYAAPGWTMYPPAQQPNPTLPEAHGLLTMAMSANPTRPNLRVIETVSMGKDVPDLKRDGSVLVHVPTTPAHSKVPLRLSSHPLKNTTEKMSDEKNRAAQKQKVIEEREKLKNEREARQKKLYYLKTELDRLRKQQGEMLRKKRREKDGHKDPLLVEVNRLQENIMKEISELHKESDAADKKQSELDKVAQILGINIFEKPRKPSVETKDSLEKNSKSENAKGLEKTSSSNKESKTTNEKSRGRSPKPAESSSQSSKHPFQLANIYEYYDAGNHWCKDCNTICGTMFDFFTHMHNKKHRQTLDPYNRPWASKTQSETKQDSIKRIDKITVPAKGSEFLIPITGYYCQLCHEFFGDQISAEQHVKSHPHNEKYKKYIDENPLYEERRNLDRQAGLAVVLETERRRQSELKRKLVEKQKEEKDEKKPKIIKKEEAKTIPELGEGTSESQGKIDSSGRKMGIKLKLKKEDKKEEKKEEKKEESKKESPSQTSFGKFSWKKTEREDKTLGGAIPKEESTEGNKEEGKCQSGKLHVKPIEIKLSGKTVIPHTSPWTPVVFTSTPAKILPNLPVPTMIFRKSTAATVSKPAPLNTFLSIKSSGATTKPLPVVKETNADLLLPPDIISKAFGGEEVILKGAEEDLKAAEKSESSQTSDIPPSRPPPPAVQQAAVIPADEVAPGVSESEQTMLAMPVRPPPPPPPSTAFSDQAKKVEKRNSCLATANAKDLYDIFYSSGGKGSADSKLASSALPNGESSNLTKPADLSANPRTNNSSSSVKEDSQNMATEVSQVHSAEQSSELEKTDTQETSILHIEMSPDVENGIQKDVGQKFQLPLSTDVRTKLKEDSSQCNNQVTGNWVLRENQAEMNKKPVQSQLSEMLVTELPETKTASGIQMPAEIGLVDTGGREQVGSQEFCVLQTTEVQEKLGQEDASKTSITNTNVPGTLEKDAEMKDREAKAVKTELSLHPKTLLPETQNEIKNLENSHLVEEKLSDNCRTHSETDSPDLLCDSQNTSKEKPSVAVMTEQNSIDASLKDVKLKSVALEVSQPGVLGEAPRISETQNKISELTRSPGEWDTSRSSNGEQVITTHSCSESGWDLPNTPNVEIKSGSNEVSASELTEVRPDTCLANTGTRISVLKGQEKVRSEPSGHAVLDNQTQRQEVAWLVNACSANIVELRSSVELVVEVEKKSLGHTGSDATLDNVFTKRDAKQVGTGGFSRARSDLVRESVVGLSADFHRDHLSEEAVHFRETKHEVLRTSAANDFHVNSTHSGLNTERSESLSADVCVDNDKVSLTSEDVKHNDTPFQKAELEFKSIDFSLGDTKVKRECFSIRTAGHLNKNTEEVSKLETIASIRLESNKLKKLGIEKTVDKTEITDFATLTSGSQEDKFCTRISQKDMPQLGLQSSNSDTTEVVMPVLEMPGISPMSEILLQVRESKGGAAEMLSLSCDGGNAESQASGCMETFLPELKETHGNESGSGSKEACTIQSKKTEQTETADSLEATTNSGIAESLAESPVG